From a region of the Calliphora vicina chromosome 4, idCalVici1.1, whole genome shotgun sequence genome:
- the LOC135956846 gene encoding transcription factor grauzone-like, producing the protein MDNCIVCCKSNEDIFSRIKTVSSEWKEWNIQRIIEKHLWWWYLRPPSNNGAEQWICRQCWQELSSFHNFYINVEKEQKLYDKLSISVIKTDNDEVAAVDIKVEEQNFVNDSMLTENLMHLEKPKRGRKKKTMDKAENIQIEELDVVQVKSENEMTDTFEHPKPDIDINMLVADEVASIDWEHCFLNESPEDTEEEKELVELEDDKLNVFLNKRATRKRQPKSNAVTKYRKKYTKTIKEKKAKVVKTLANSNVAQAMRKNDEFIADNHFELSCSICSASLCNFYKLKNHFRKEHDVLGYAMCCNKKFYKRGVLVDHINVHKDPNYFKCLRCDKALSTRRSYEKHMETHQLYETPQNAYICDKCDKSFLKKAVFDRHLLTHVPEGERNFQCSICDKKFASEYLRKQHASLTHTKKYAKICDICGKLLRDSFSFIRHMGEHNGEPPAKVKCDICGAELTNKYRLNRHKKMMHTEENQQEQVCPYCSKVSPNLNAHKHHVKYTHTLERKHACHMCDKKFRRPLELKEHLSTHTGEPLYTCPHCPRTFISSANMHKHRKLTHRKEWEEGRMKKEAKALAGKKFLKSVAAPQSETSYTDNSIMAPVSEAVANLTVLNF; encoded by the coding sequence ATGGATAATTGTATAGTTTGTTGTAAATCAAATGAAGATATATTTTCACGGATCAAAACCGTATCAAGTGAATGGAAGGAGTGGAACATACAGCGTATTATAGAGAAACATTTGTGGTGGTGGTATTTGAGGCCACCCTCAAATAATGGAGCAGAACAGTGGATATGCCGTCAGTGTTGGCAGGAATTGTCATCATTTCACAACTTTTATATTAATGTTGAAAAAGAACAGAAGCTGTATGATAAACTCAGTATATCAGTAATAAAAACTGATAATGACGAGGTGGCAGCTGTAGATATAAAAGTGGAAGAGCAGAATTTTGTCAACGACTCAATGCTCACAGAAAATCTAATGCATTTAGAGAAACCTAAAAGAGGACGAAAAAAGAAAACGATGGACAAAGCTGAAAACATACAAATCGAGGAGTTGGATGTGGTCCAGGTGAAGAGTGAAAATGAAATGACGGACACTTTTGAGCATCCAAAGCCAGACATTGATATAAATATGTTAGTAGCCGATGAAGTAGCTTCGATAGATTGGGAACACTGCTTCTTAAATGAGAGTCCTGAGGACACAGAGGAGGAAAAGGAACTCGTCGAACTGGAAGACGATAAActaaatgtatttttgaataaaagagCTACACGCAAACGTCAACCCAAATCGAATGCTGTtaccaaatatagaaaaaagtacACGAAAACTATCAAGGAAAAGAAAGCTAAAGTAGTAAAGACTTTAGCGAATTCAAATGTCGCACAGGCTATGAGGAAGAATGACGAATTCATAGCAGATAACCATTTCGAACTGTCTTGTAGTATATGCAGTGCATCACTGTGTAACTTTTACAAGCTTAAAAATCACTTTCGTAAGGAACATGACGTTTTGGGTTATGCCATGTGTTGTAATAAAAAGTTCTACAAACGTGGCGTCTTGGTAGATCATATCAATGTACACAAAGATCCCAATTACTTTAAATGCCTGCGATGCGACAAGGCTCTGTCCACTCGTCGCAGCTATGAAAAACACATGGAAACCCATCAGTTGTATGAAACTCCACAAAATGCCTATATATGCGATAAGTGTGACaaatcatttttgaaaaaagctgTTTTTGATCGTCATTTATTGACGCATGTTCCTGAGGGCGAGAGAAACTTCCAGTGTAGCATTTGTGATAAGAAATTTGCCTCGGAATATCTGCGCAAACAACATGCCTCATTAACACACACtaagaaatatgcaaaaatttgtGATATTTGCGGTAAATTATTGCGCGATAGTTTCTCGTTCATCCGGCATATGGGAGAGCACAATGGAGAGCCACCAGCTAAAGTTAAATGTGATATATGTGGCGCAGAATTGACCAATAAGTATCGCTTAAATCGTCACAAAAAAATGATGCACACAGAAGAAAATCAACAAGAACAGGTATGTCCTTACTGTTCAAAGGTATCACCTAACTTGAATGCCCATAAACATCATGTCAAATACACACATACGTTGGAACGCAAACATGCGTGTCATATGTGCGATAAGAAATTCCGGAGACCTTTGGAGTTGAAAGAACACTTAAGCACGCATACCGGTGAGCCTTTATACACTTGCCCTCATTGCCCTCGCACATTTATATCCAGTGCAAATATGCATAAACATCGAAAGCTGACACATCGGAAAGAATGGGAAGAGGGTAGAATGAAGAAGGAAGCTAAAGCATTAGCAGGCAAAAAGTTTCTAAAATCTGTGGCCGCACCACAAAGTGAAACTTCCTACACCGATAATTCAATAATGGCGCCTGTAAGTGAAGCGGTAGCAAATTTAACAgtgttaaacttttaa
- the LOC135958821 gene encoding coiled-coil domain-containing protein 34-like, whose amino-acid sequence MAWYTSRIGDKESDTEIRNSARSLSSSINGGSSHFNLSSRSYDTSKNSVRYVNSAAFIENNVPLTDISTGDNIKYTAMSETNSDIVPPLDINSEENYPTTRDYTFSYRKHCEPAKIPHKPDQAYETWLSAKRKLLSDEAARRKKAEELKQQEIEERKRLAKEKYEKWLEKKSQSSIGQQSMTNITVKTVPSLEIRARPQLTAEEAHARLEEWERAKRLEDERRRLLKRQEEQHQRKLEQERRQMADEAWEKWIASADKKPKPVPLNRGIFTLRGTVSDIFVNPNEWKTIVPTSNENKQ is encoded by the exons ATGGCGTGGTATACATCAAGAATTGGCGATAAGGAAAGTGACACCGAGATACGAAATTCGGCCCGCAGTTTATCTTCATCTATAAATGGTGGTAGCTCTCATTTTAACTTAAGTTCGCGTAGTTACGATACTTCTAAGAATAGTGTAAG ATATGTAAATTCTGCAGCATTTATAGAGAATAATGTCCCCCTAACAGATATTTCGACTGGGGATAATATCAAATACACAGCCATGTCAGAAACTAACAGCGATATTGTACCTCCATTGGATATAAATTCAGAGGAAAATTATCCTACCACACGTGATTACACTTTTTCCTATCGTAAACATTGTGAGCCAGCTAAAATTCCACATAAGCCTGATCAGGCATACGAAACCTGGCTCTCGGCTAAAAG AAAACTCCTTTCTGATGAAGCAGCTAGACGTAAAAAGGCCGAAGAATTAAAGCAACAAGAAATTGAAGAACGTAAACGTTTAGCAaaggaaaaatatgaaaaatggtTAGAGAAAAAATCACAATCTTCCATAGGACAACAGTCTATGACCAACATAACGGTAAAAACTGTTCCAAGTTTAGAAATTCGAGCACGACCCCAGCTCACTGCCGAAGAGGCTCATGCTCGTTTGGAAGAATGGGAAAGGGCAAAACGTTTAGAAGATGAACGTCGTCGCTTGCTAAAACGACAAGAGGAACAACATCAGCGTAAGCTGGAACAGGAACGGCGTCAAATGGCTGACGAGGCTTGGGAAAAATGGATAGCTAGTGCTGATAAAAAACCTAAACCTGTTCCCTTAAATCGTGGTATATTCACACTTCGTGGCACAGTATCGGATATTTTTGTGAATCCCAACGAATGGAAAACGATAGTACCAACAAGCAATGAAAATAagcaatag
- the LOC135958405 gene encoding transcription factor grauzone-like — MDNCVVCLSTNADIFSRINFQSSEWQECSIQRIIEKHLWWWYMKQTPPQSLPWICRQCWQELSSFHTFYMKVEKVHKQYNLKKWPVFIGLTEERECIADTRILIKEEFKTIDSSLETLNEDLVPLVKFTRSEKNLQSLVISENIEINVKDEHLLSSTDGVQQNAKDELLMEEISNCGDSNSIDIWETFNNLDQNDVKNYKKSTNAKKEKSKKVPIKARKVQRECAKIPKNQTTESKNADSSAKLEITRKNDEYLAQSEYKLFCHLCNIPLNDFLNLKTHYRLEHKIPGYAMCCNKKFYNRGPLADHLRVHENPNYFKCTLCGRILAHRMSYENHLEFHKQSNETRERIFSCEKCDKSFFKKAVYDRHILSHVPDEERKFQCDECDKKFAAEYLVTQHKAFAHLNKYGKICDICGKSFRERFSFMRHMDEHSGAPPSKVPCDICGVELTSKYLLNRHKKKMHTKENQQEQICPYCSKVSPNMHAHRQHINYAHTMERKHACNMCEKKFKRPLELKEHLSTHTGEPLYTCSHCPRTFISSANMHKHRKAAHPKEWKEARLKKLTAQKLRELSIKEHLNASTKSIAIASNLQSSQDNSMLTQLKVLN, encoded by the coding sequence aTGGACAATTGTGTGGTTTGTTTGTCAACAAATGCCGATATATTTTCCCGTATAAATTTTCAGTCCAGTGAGTGGCAAGAATGCAGCATCCAGCGTATTATAGAGAAACACTTGTGGTGGTGGTATATGAAGCAAACCCCACCTCAGAGCTTACCATGGATTTGTCGTCAATGCTGGCAGGAGTTGTCAtcttttcatacattttatatGAAGGTAGAAAAAGTGCATAAACAATATAACCTCAAGAAGTGGCCGGTTTTTATAGGACTTACTGAGGAAAGAGAATGTATTGCTGATACAAGGATATTAATAAAAGAAGAATTTAAGACAATAGACAGCAGTCTAGAAACACTGAATGAAGACCTGGTGCCTTTAGTCAAATTTACAAGAAGTGAGAAAAATTTGCAATCATTAGTAATATctgaaaatatagaaataaatgttaaagatgAACATTTACTTAGTAGTACCGATGGTGTACAGCAGAATGCTAAAGATGAGCTATTAATGGAAGAAATTAGCAATTGTGGTGATAGCAACTCGATAGATATTTGGGAGACCTTTAACAATTTGGATCAGAATGATGTTAAGAACTATAAAAAGTCAACTAATGCGAAAAAAGAAAAGTCTAAAAAAGTCCCAATTAAAGCAAGGAAAGTTCAAAGAGAATGTGCTAAAATCCCAAAGAACCAAACAACTGAATCTAAAAATGCTGATTCTTCAGCAAAACTAGAAATTACCCGAAAAAACGATGAATATTTGGCACAGAGtgaatataaacttttttgtcATCTTTGCAACATTCCCCTCAACGATTTTTTAAATCTCAAAACACATTACCGATTGGAGCACAAAATACCTGGCTATGCCATgtgttgtaataaaaaattttacaatcgAGGACCACTGGCCGATCATTTAAGGGTACACGAGAatccaaattattttaaatgtacgCTTTGTGGTCGAATTTTAGCTCATCGCATGAGTTACGAAAATCATCTTGAATTTCACAAACAATCTAATGAAACGCGCGAAAGAATCTTTAGCTGTGAGAAATGTGATAAATCGTTTTTCAAAAAAGCCGTCTATGATCGTCACATTTTGTCACATGTACCTGATGAAGAACGAAAATTTCAATGTGATGAATGCGATAAAAAATTTGCTGCCGAATATTTGGTTACCCAGCATAAAGCGTTTGCTCATCTAAACAAATATGGGAAGATATGCGATATTTGTGGTAAATCATTTCGTGAACGTTTCTCCTTTATGCGCCATATGGATGAACACAGCGGTGCACCACCTTCGAAAGTACCCTGTGATATATGCGGCGTTGAATTGACCAGTAAATATCTGTTGAATCGTCACAAGAAAAAAATGCATACCAAGGAAAATCAACAAGAACAAATATGCCCTTACTGTTCGAAGGTATCACCCAATATGCATGCTCACCGTCAACATATAAACTATGCCCATACCATGGAGCGTAAACATGCTTGCAACATGTGCGAGAAGAAATTCAAACGTCCGCTAGAATTGAAGGAGCACTTAAGTACGCATACCGGGGAGCCATTGTATACTTGTTCCCACTGTCCCCGCACATTTATATCCAGTGCGAATATGCATAAACACCGCAAAGCAGCGCATCCCAAGGAATGGAAGGAAGcaagattaaaaaaattaaccgcTCAAAAATTAAGAGAATTATCGATCAAAGAACATTTAAATGCTAGCACTAAATCAATTGCAATAGCATCTAACCTGCAAAGTTCACAGGATAATTCTATGTTAACACAATTAAAGgtgttgaattaa
- the MED8 gene encoding mediator of RNA polymerase II transcription subunit 8 translates to MSREEKQLDATLDAVLNRLNDLKMSIGAMIHKLETEYETINWPQFLDNFALISSHLTGLSKILSKEICPPLRNRTVLPLMLSPDRDELLVNLTQGRVPVFSHDIVPDYLRTKPAPLAEQKMLQNEQKANSLTNEAASKQVAQYNKVVSHVLEIVSKQREDWEIDSSSRAGIQQTSSMADTHALVAAVGMGKGLKLTMPMSIPGGGPGSMMVPPAIRPPAPMSSVSPGGVNQLGKAPSAIKTNIKSAMQVHPFQR, encoded by the exons ATGTCTCGCGAAGAAAAACAATTGGATGCTACCCTAGACGCAGTGCTAAATCGTTTAAATGATTTGAAAATGTCAATTGGAGCTATGATACACAAATTGGAAACCGAATATGAAACCATAAATTGGCCACAGTTTTTGGACAATTTTGCTCTAATCTCAAGTCAT CTTACCGGCCTGTCGAAAATCTTATCGAAAGAAATATGTCCACCTCTGCGAAATCGTACCGTACTGCCTCTAATGTTATCACCCGATAGAGATGAACTGCTGGTGAATCTGACCCAAGGTAGAGTACCTGTTTTCTCACATGACATAGTACCCGATTATTTGCGCACCAAACCTGCTCCCCTGGCtgaacagaaaatgttacaaaacgAACAGAAAGCCAACAGCCTGACAAATGAAGCGGCCAGCAAACAAGTGGCTCAATACAATAAGGTAGTGTCACATGTTTTGGAGATCGTTAGCAAACAACGTGAAGACTGGGAAATCGATTCTTCATCGAGAGCCGGCATCCAGCAAACCAGTAGTATGGCCGATACTCATGCGCTTGTTGCTGCGGTCGGTATGGGTAAAGGCTTAAAATTAACTATGCCAATGTCGATACCCGGTGGTGGACCGGGCAGTATGATGGTACCACCAGCTATTAGGCCACCGGCACCTATGAGTTCTGTCAGTCCTGGCGGTGTCAATCAGCTGGGCAAAGCTCCATCTGCTATTAAGACTAATATCAAGTCTGCTATGCAAGTTCATCCATTTCAAAGATAA